The proteins below come from a single Alligator mississippiensis isolate rAllMis1 chromosome 2, rAllMis1, whole genome shotgun sequence genomic window:
- the MGAT2 gene encoding alpha-1,6-mannosyl-glycoprotein 2-beta-N-acetylglucosaminyltransferase has translation MRLRVHKRKVLLLALALAACALALWGSAGRAPRRDPPATATRRPGSPPAVAAALNASATSEPAAASAPAPGPGPGPGPGPTGGVNATWLRALVYRRNFEQRVLGAGRFPRAEVALVVQVHARAEHLRLLLGSLRRARGVERALLVLSHDVWSAELEALARAVDFCAVLQVFFPFSLQLYPHEFPGRDPRDCPRDLGVAAARRTGCLNAAFPDAFGHYREAPFAQAKHHWWWKLHFLWGRVRALRDLPGPVVFLEEDHYVAPDFLHVLAHLQGLQQRHCPDCQVLALGGYGLPGRRRGGGGEGEAAAAFAGRADKVELKTWRSTEHNMGMAFGRDIYQQLRACADAFCTYDDYNWDWTLQHLTVACLPRFWKVLVPEVPRVFHTGDDCGMHHKQACRPGALVAKVDALLDANRQHLFPDAMSISKRYPLAPVAPHVKNGGWGDIRDHELCKSYHKLQ, from the coding sequence ATGCGGCTGCGCGTGCACAAGCGcaaggtgctgctgctggcgctggcgctggccGCCTGCGCGCTCGCGCTGTGGGGCTCGgccggccgcgcgccccgccgcgaCCCCCCGGCCACGGCCACGCGCCGGCCCGGCAGCCCGCCCGCCGTCGCCGCCGCCCTCAACGCCTCCGCCACCTCGGAGCCGGCCGCCGCCAGCgcccccgcgcccggccccggccccggccccggcccgggccccACGGGCGGCGTGAACGCGACGTGGCTGCGCGCGCTCGTGTACCGGCGCAACTTCGAGCAGCGCGTGCTGGGCGCGGGCCGGTTCCCGCGCGCCGAGGTGGCGCTGGTGGTGCAGGTGCACGCGCGGGCCGAGCACCTGCGCCTGCTGCTGGGCTCGCTGCGGCGCGCGCGGGGCGTGGAGCGCGCgctgctggtgctgagccacGACGTGTGGTCGGCCGAGCTGGAGGCGCTGGCGCGCGCCGTGGACTTCTGCGCCGTGCTGCAGGTCTTCTTCCCCTTCAGCCTGCAGCTCTACCCCCACGAGTTCCCGGGGCGCGACCCCCGCGACTGCCCCCGCGACCTGGGCGTGGCCGCCGCCCGCCGCACCGGCTGCCTCAACGCCGCCTTCCCCGACGCCTTCGGCCACTACCGCGAGGCGCCCTTCGCCCAGGCCAAGCACCACTGGTGGTGGAAGCTGCACTTCCTGTGGGGCCGCGTGCGCGCCCTGCGCGACCTGCCCGGCCCCGTCGTCTTCCTGGAGGAGGACCACTACGTGGCGCCCGACTTCCTGCACGTGCTGGCCCAcctgcagggcctgcagcagcGCCACTGCCccgactgccaggtgctggcgcTGGGCGGCTACGGGCTGCCGGGCCGGCGCCGGGGCGGCGGGGGGGAGGGCGAGGCGGCGGCGGCGTTCGCGGGCCGCGCCGACAAGGTGGAGCTGAAGACGTGGCGCTCCACGGAGCACAACATGGGCATGGCCTTCGGGCGGGACATCTACCAGCAGCTGCGGGCCTGCGCCGACGCCTTCTGCACCTACGACGACTACAACTGGGACTGGACGCTGCAGCACCTGACCGTGGCCTGCCTGCCGCGCTTCTGGAAGGTGCTGGTGCCCGAGGTGCCCCGCGTCTTCCACACTGGCGACGACTGTGGCATGCACCACAAGCAGGCCTGCCGGCCCGGCGCCCTGGTCGCCAAGGTGGATGCCCTGCTGGACGCCAACCGGCAGCACCTCTTCCCCGACGCCATGAGCATCAGCAAGCGCTACCCGCTGGCCCCTGTTGCCCCCCATGTCAAGAACGGCGGCTGGGGAGACATCCGCGACCACGAGCTCTGCAAGAGCTACCACAAGTTGCAGTGA